From a single Solenopsis invicta isolate M01_SB chromosome 4, UNIL_Sinv_3.0, whole genome shotgun sequence genomic region:
- the LOC105197327 gene encoding deoxynucleotidyltransferase terminal-interacting protein 2 — protein sequence MNIIIDTRGDSELTNKDRLIDSDDDDDMEIRTIDVDSTRIYDADFLGIKKKEQSKRKRLISSKDFDLEKFETDMGWKSTKPFESTEELTYIRKEINPLDKILKKSIIKSDFERLHVVPPYELSKCQLQKQKQYKKQKMGTGTGWFNMRAPEITQEIRHDLEVLKMRSVLNPKHFYKKNDMKALPKHFHVGKVIDSPIDFYSSRLKKKERKKNIVDELIADAEFTKYNKRKYKEIIEEKQKTHYKAHKHGRRLKEKKKK from the exons atgaatataataattgatacgAGAGGAGATTCTGAGCTGACAAATAAAGACCGATTGATAGATagtgatgatgacgatgatatGGAAATTAGAACCATTG atgttGATTCAACAAGGATATATGATGCAGATTTTTtaggcattaaaaaaaaagagcaatCAAAAAGAAAGAGACTTATTTCTAGTAAAGACTTTGATCTTGAAAAGTTTGAAACTGATATGGGTTGGAAATCTACAAAACCCTTTGAATCAACAGAAGAATTAACatatataagaaaagaaatcaaTCCATTGGACAAGATTTTAAAGAAGAGTATTATCAAATCAGATTTTGAACGGTTACATGTTGTACCACCTTATGAGTTAAGTAAATGCCAATTGCAAAAGCAAAAGCAATATAAGAAACAAAAGATGGGAACAGGCACAGGATGGTTTAATATGCGAGCACCTGAAATAACACAGGAGATCAGACACGACCTTGAAGTACTAAAAATGAGATCTGTGTTAAACCCGAAACACTTCTACAAGAAAAATGACATGAAAGCATTGCCGAAACACTTTCATGTCGGTAAAGTTATTGATTCTCCGATAGATTTCTATTCCTCACGTCTTAAAAAGAAGGAgcgtaagaaaaatattgttgatGAGCTAATAGCAGATGCAGAATTCACAAAATACAACAAGCGCAAATATAAGGAGATTATCGAAGAAAAGCAAAAGACACATTACAAAGCACACAAACATGGGAGAAGacttaaagaaaagaagaaaaaataa